A genomic segment from bacterium encodes:
- a CDS encoding Ig-like domain-containing protein, with translation MRQIILSFLIITSFLYGLEVPEPRKAFVFAPCRFTLNNGGEDEMKNLFDHEGHNYHNYRLDSKVNSHSDLDPEDATLSEFTKALSSPYGVFFVHSHAGSVSLLVETYPYTDDGERRRNEKFEEYIATGYSPTEIYTTYDHQKNPTYYGIAVKRSFIQTRACHKDKSIVFIAGCRSFPLANAFNARNFLGFAGTSTVDKNREAAENLFYNIGGLRDDVDGEKNNDTIHYVYAYANSVNSNLGAQLNGPTMRLYLAPKILKVEVNREVGIDKEEIYTYKYPDLTYPFIDSSYPGDLSGCQKKPANAGRLRVKIRFSEGMDTGLFGQPTKVYLKPAGSEDPIEVKHEFWLKTLYDNDTWDGYIDIPSNQGDKWDGLATLMVKGLDHFNEDDSSKNPEGELDTDGDGIYNGHDTWHKFYIDTTNPEVKSTNPADGEENVPLDKIVSINIEDPEVNNYASGIDSNSFDKTKCRISPPVSGNWFVFVDGSICFEPEQFKPMTEYSVAIQKGAIKDKAGNPLEYYSFTFKTKAGFIVQIDPTYHSFKPNQTKSHKITIENKTKKEYKANLSLDCIESSGCLYISKYPETQLTLPAGGKKETTMEVTSRGELAKDDDLVHKISVSISGILEEAIEYPEGKKITDHPIYIPPPDTTPPNVWLTETNIKNAEIVNKYDCKDKFIGSSTNKGNASFSWAGSDNVTLPSNLSYSYSLGKKSEVFSNNPSASYNLDEGDYTFYLKARDEAGNESNITYSFKIETKSKTVKSPGCDHPDETMDVSTIHYDKVEVDFNSKILILNNGFSMAVCDMLKDIGETFNLRDPSGELSLFTKYPILLIPTGGLDGLNTQSFKEKLKDYAKGGGTIICFAQQYGEDFQILPGNLSAYGWREDQSCYSNAVYIQNYHPIISSQQKQGMDASVDGYFTKWPDNATIILARTKNGLPAMLIYPYGKGSIIVGTLYSDWGYKRNQVSKEENLMINNLITFAKSQKEIPEIKPGETLTYTLSIPNTATLRVYSPDKELLGEYPYFQTFTYYAKEKSKLGIYKVTDQGNDPIFYFAVSKHLSQTNPLPGLLFSLTSPTDILLEGEKYTFSIYIANNTQETKTITTYWEWVHGGKNYIGNFTIPSKESLIIPFITTATRWYGFGGWRLWIYFYEGERYLGVRSIGGKLICLSLDAEIEKDREQYTLGDVATITVKVKNKISQEYNLKLNLKISHPNNTLLFQEERDILLGTESIQEFGFTIPSTATSGYYIICADVSKNNERIGYSANYFKILKAFLSLKLEPSETFIKGTNTIFFTIANKGSNTAFSPKLVISLNCPDNNEIKKTITLSNIEPNETRTISSEIYIPKILFGTYRLNYTIEDEEGGILLSGKSEIPSSIIINPKFDKPFYRIRDRMNIGVEVINNGSFRLEDFLLSLSIPDIGFEIQTSIGLAPKAKVYLVYNPIIPEGVKPGIYPIEIRGIKEDSTITKTISFVIPKAKLVIKPLEKERYATGETLTVIVENQGGVDSPYEFEASLCNWNFKGTGTCLSGGTSTIAIFVPFWPSDRSMFNLEIKGWAKISQWILIDKMNLYLTKDEPVFGGDEINICIESKAIKDLEFNYNIFLIKDKETLGTKTGTATSKSLSLSSIPFIIPNRLKIEKGTYTIRADFREKERGLTLSLDEKISISGMVEVGLNKMDFTRGEDIGIIFNNRGNEKNVNLSLRLMDNDNLIASSSSSLIIPKGSSTQIFNIPDYVKTLGYKLIIELKDDFSDILSFNFDINIKGIETDLDISLDKIAYFPDEPIKATISLTNKSFELKEATISTRVIDMNPPKIVSIKGRWNKSGEATIYLEILFSHKIDHASLYPNWIRLLFIQFSTPEGSTPKPPEWRTLSSPMVKNNLIFGYINVPSYYYTQYFYLSEIIISANIKDVYGNSLDGNRNGVEEGSAIDDWKTTGFILQWCGPEEFQLDVSPSELPQLFTNLYKQ, from the coding sequence ATGAGACAGATTATTCTAAGCTTTCTTATTATAACCTCTTTCCTTTATGGATTAGAAGTTCCAGAGCCTCGTAAAGCATTTGTCTTTGCTCCTTGCAGATTTACACTGAATAATGGTGGTGAAGATGAAATGAAGAATCTATTTGATCACGAAGGACATAATTATCATAATTATCGACTTGATTCCAAGGTTAACTCCCACTCAGATTTAGACCCAGAAGATGCAACCCTTTCTGAATTTACAAAAGCCTTATCTAGTCCCTATGGAGTATTCTTTGTCCATTCACATGCAGGATCTGTAAGTTTATTGGTTGAAACCTATCCTTATACTGATGATGGCGAAAGAAGACGAAATGAAAAATTTGAGGAATATATAGCAACTGGATATTCACCAACAGAAATTTATACTACCTATGATCATCAGAAAAATCCAACATACTATGGAATTGCTGTAAAAAGATCATTTATTCAAACAAGAGCCTGTCATAAAGATAAATCCATTGTTTTTATAGCTGGTTGTCGTTCCTTTCCCCTTGCCAATGCTTTTAATGCTAGAAATTTCTTGGGATTTGCAGGTACCAGTACTGTTGATAAAAACCGTGAGGCAGCGGAAAACCTCTTTTACAACATTGGTGGATTAAGGGATGATGTGGATGGTGAGAAAAACAATGATACCATACACTATGTTTATGCCTATGCTAATAGCGTTAATTCAAATTTAGGAGCCCAGCTTAATGGTCCAACAATGCGGTTATACCTTGCCCCTAAAATCCTTAAGGTTGAGGTAAATAGAGAGGTAGGAATAGACAAGGAAGAAATCTATACCTACAAATATCCTGATCTAACCTATCCTTTTATTGATTCTTCATACCCTGGAGACCTCTCTGGTTGTCAAAAGAAGCCTGCCAATGCTGGAAGATTAAGGGTAAAGATAAGGTTTTCTGAAGGAATGGATACAGGATTATTCGGACAGCCAACCAAAGTCTATTTAAAGCCGGCAGGTAGTGAAGACCCAATTGAGGTTAAGCATGAATTCTGGCTAAAGACTTTATACGACAATGACACCTGGGATGGTTATATAGACATTCCTTCCAATCAGGGTGATAAGTGGGATGGACTTGCAACATTGATGGTAAAAGGGCTAGACCATTTTAATGAGGATGACAGCTCTAAAAATCCTGAGGGAGAATTGGATACAGATGGTGATGGAATCTACAATGGTCATGATACTTGGCATAAATTTTACATCGACACCACAAATCCCGAGGTTAAATCCACCAACCCAGCAGATGGGGAAGAAAATGTTCCTCTTGATAAGATTGTCTCAATAAATATTGAAGACCCAGAGGTGAATAATTATGCCTCTGGGATTGACTCAAATAGCTTTGATAAGACAAAATGCAGGATTTCCCCTCCTGTTTCAGGTAATTGGTTTGTATTTGTGGACGGTAGTATTTGTTTTGAACCAGAACAATTTAAACCAATGACAGAATATAGCGTAGCAATCCAAAAAGGAGCAATTAAGGATAAGGCAGGAAATCCCCTAGAATATTATTCATTTACCTTCAAAACAAAGGCTGGTTTTATTGTTCAGATTGACCCAACATACCATTCATTTAAGCCAAACCAGACAAAGTCTCATAAGATAACCATTGAGAATAAGACAAAGAAGGAATACAAGGCAAACCTTTCCTTGGATTGTATAGAATCATCAGGTTGCCTCTACATTTCAAAATATCCAGAAACACAATTAACCCTTCCCGCCGGGGGAAAGAAAGAAACCACAATGGAGGTTACCTCAAGAGGTGAGCTGGCAAAGGATGATGACCTTGTTCATAAAATATCTGTTTCTATCTCTGGAATCCTAGAGGAGGCAATAGAATACCCAGAGGGAAAGAAAATCACCGACCATCCTATCTACATACCACCCCCTGACACCACCCCACCCAATGTATGGCTTACAGAGACAAATATTAAAAATGCAGAAATAGTCAATAAATATGATTGTAAGGATAAGTTTATAGGCTCTTCCACAAACAAAGGAAATGCATCATTTTCCTGGGCAGGAAGCGATAATGTAACTTTACCAAGTAATCTTTCATATTCATATAGCCTTGGGAAAAAAAGCGAGGTTTTTTCAAACAATCCCTCTGCATCATACAACCTAGATGAGGGAGATTATACCTTTTACCTTAAGGCAAGGGATGAAGCAGGGAATGAAAGTAATATCACCTATTCCTTTAAGATAGAGACAAAGTCAAAAACGGTAAAATCCCCAGGCTGTGACCATCCAGATGAGACAATGGATGTAAGCACAATCCATTATGACAAGGTAGAGGTAGACTTTAACTCAAAGATTCTCATTTTAAACAATGGATTTTCAATGGCGGTTTGTGATATGCTAAAAGACATAGGAGAAACATTCAATCTAAGAGACCCAAGTGGAGAATTAAGTTTATTCACCAAATACCCAATTTTACTAATTCCAACCGGTGGATTAGATGGCTTAAATACACAATCATTCAAAGAAAAGCTAAAAGACTATGCAAAGGGTGGAGGAACAATCATCTGCTTTGCTCAACAATATGGAGAGGATTTTCAGATTCTTCCCGGAAATCTATCTGCCTATGGCTGGAGGGAAGACCAATCCTGCTATTCAAATGCTGTCTATATCCAGAATTACCATCCAATAATCTCAAGCCAGCAAAAGCAAGGAATGGATGCCTCAGTAGATGGTTATTTTACCAAATGGCCAGATAATGCCACAATTATATTAGCAAGAACAAAGAATGGCTTACCAGCAATGCTTATCTATCCCTATGGAAAGGGAAGCATTATTGTAGGAACATTATACTCTGACTGGGGATACAAAAGGAATCAGGTATCAAAAGAAGAAAATCTTATGATTAACAACCTCATTACCTTTGCCAAGAGCCAGAAAGAAATCCCAGAGATAAAGCCAGGGGAAACATTGACCTACACCCTAAGCATCCCAAATACAGCAACCCTAAGGGTATATTCCCCTGATAAAGAGCTTCTGGGCGAATATCCCTATTTTCAAACATTTACCTACTATGCAAAAGAAAAATCAAAGCTTGGAATCTACAAAGTAACTGACCAAGGAAATGACCCCATCTTTTACTTTGCTGTTTCAAAACACCTTTCCCAAACCAATCCCCTTCCTGGTCTTTTATTCTCTCTTACAAGCCCTACGGATATATTACTAGAGGGAGAGAAATATACATTTTCCATCTATATTGCTAATAACACTCAAGAGACAAAGACGATAACAACTTATTGGGAATGGGTTCATGGAGGAAAGAATTACATAGGAAATTTCACTATTCCAAGCAAAGAAAGTTTAATTATTCCCTTTATTACTACAGCTACAAGGTGGTATGGTTTTGGGGGTTGGCGACTTTGGATCTACTTTTATGAGGGAGAAAGATACTTAGGGGTAAGGTCAATTGGGGGAAAGCTTATTTGCTTATCACTAGATGCAGAGATAGAAAAAGATAGAGAACAATACACACTAGGCGATGTGGCGACTATTACTGTTAAGGTTAAAAACAAAATATCCCAGGAATACAACCTAAAGCTTAACCTTAAAATATCCCATCCAAATAATACATTGCTCTTTCAAGAAGAAAGGGATATATTACTTGGAACAGAATCTATACAAGAATTTGGATTTACCATCCCAAGCACTGCTACCTCTGGCTACTACATAATTTGTGCTGATGTCTCAAAAAATAACGAAAGGATTGGATATTCTGCCAATTATTTTAAGATACTAAAGGCTTTTCTTTCCCTTAAATTAGAGCCTTCAGAAACATTTATAAAGGGAACAAATACTATTTTCTTCACTATAGCAAACAAAGGGTCAAATACTGCCTTTTCTCCTAAATTGGTCATAAGCCTAAATTGTCCAGACAATAATGAGATTAAGAAGACAATAACATTAAGCAATATAGAGCCAAATGAAACAAGGACAATAAGTTCAGAGATTTACATTCCTAAAATTCTCTTTGGGACATATAGATTAAATTATACAATAGAAGATGAAGAAGGAGGCATATTGCTTTCGGGAAAAAGTGAAATCCCCTCATCAATTATTATAAATCCAAAGTTTGACAAGCCATTTTATCGGATAAGGGATAGGATGAATATCGGGGTTGAGGTTATCAATAATGGAAGCTTTAGATTAGAGGATTTTTTGCTTTCTCTTTCCATCCCAGATATAGGGTTTGAGATACAGACTTCAATTGGTCTGGCTCCTAAAGCAAAAGTCTACCTGGTTTATAATCCCATTATTCCAGAAGGTGTAAAACCGGGTATATATCCCATTGAAATTAGGGGAATAAAGGAGGACTCTACAATTACAAAAACAATAAGCTTTGTAATTCCAAAGGCAAAGCTTGTGATTAAACCCTTAGAAAAAGAGAGGTATGCTACTGGAGAAACCTTAACGGTCATTGTAGAAAACCAAGGTGGTGTAGATTCTCCCTATGAATTTGAGGCAAGCTTATGCAATTGGAATTTTAAGGGAACGGGTACCTGCCTTTCCGGTGGAACATCTACCATCGCCATTTTTGTCCCATTTTGGCCATCTGATCGTTCTATGTTTAATTTAGAAATAAAAGGATGGGCAAAGATTTCCCAATGGATTTTAATAGATAAAATGAACCTTTATCTTACCAAAGATGAGCCTGTTTTTGGTGGTGATGAGATAAATATCTGCATTGAGAGTAAAGCGATAAAGGATTTAGAATTTAACTATAATATCTTTCTTATAAAAGACAAAGAAACACTTGGGACAAAAACAGGAACAGCTACATCAAAAAGCCTTTCCTTATCATCTATTCCCTTTATTATTCCAAACCGGCTTAAGATAGAAAAAGGAACATATACGATTAGGGCAGATTTTAGGGAAAAGGAGAGGGGTTTGACATTAAGCCTTGATGAGAAGATTTCTATTTCTGGTATGGTGGAGGTAGGTTTAAACAAAATGGATTTTACAAGAGGGGAAGATATAGGGATTATTTTTAACAATAGGGGGAATGAAAAGAATGTTAATCTTAGCTTAAGGCTTATGGATAATGACAATTTAATAGCCTCAAGCTCATCCTCGCTAATTATACCTAAGGGGTCTTCTACCCAGATATTCAATATCCCAGATTATGTGAAAACCCTTGGTTATAAGCTTATAATAGAATTAAAGGATGATTTTTCTGATATTTTAAGCTTTAATTTTGATATAAACATCAAGGGCATTGAGACTGATTTGGATATATCATTGGATAAGATTGCCTATTTTCCTGATGAGCCAATCAAGGCAACCATTTCTCTAACAAACAAATCCTTTGAGCTTAAAGAGGCGACCATTTCAACCAGGGTTATTGATATGAACCCACCAAAGATTGTTTCTATAAAAGGGAGATGGAATAAGAGTGGTGAGGCTACGATTTATTTAGAAATCCTTTTTTCTCATAAAATAGACCATGCAAGCCTTTATCCTAATTGGATTAGGTTATTGTTCATACAATTTTCAACACCTGAGGGAAGTACTCCTAAACCTCCAGAATGGAGAACTTTATCATCTCCAATGGTTAAGAATAACTTAATTTTTGGCTATATTAATGTACCTTCTTATTATTATACCCAGTATTTTTATTTAAGTGAAATTATTATCAGCGCAAATATAAAAGATGTCT